The following is a genomic window from Chlorocebus sabaeus isolate Y175 chromosome 24, mChlSab1.0.hap1, whole genome shotgun sequence.
AGTGACAGGTATTGCCTTCAGTTTGTGGGGGAATACCAGGATTGATTTTGAAcatgttcactttaaaatgccTGTTAGACAGCAATACATGTAGGCAGTCTGGAGTTGAGGAAGGAAGTCTGGCAGAACTAGACATTGGGAAGTTTAACTTCAAGACTGATGAGGTCCCTTAACTAGGATGTATCCTAGTGAGTGGGTATAGAGAGAAGGGCCCACCTGGGGTGCTTGAGTGTTATAGGTGGAGGAGATGCAGTGAGAAAAGGAGACTGAGAACAAGTGGTCAGAGGAACACCAAGTGAGTGAGGCCACTTTAATCAACAACAGCTTGCTTAATGCCCTGCACATGCGTATCTTAACACTTTCATGGGAATGCTTTTGGATGTTATTTTTCTCACATAAGAACTTATTAAGGGTACAAATTATCAGGGAATCTCCACCCCTTGGTGCAGTACCTGACGTAGTAggaactcaaatatttgttgtttgAATGAATGGCCTAGGAGGtcacaataataatagtatatatatatatatttttgagactgagtctcgctctgtcccccaggctggagtgcagtggcgcagtcttggctcactggaagctccgcctccagggttcacgccattctcctgcctcagcctcccgagtagctgagactacaggcacccaccaccacgcctggctaatttttgtatttttagtagaggtggggtttcactgtattagccaggatggtctcgatctcctgacctcgtgatctgcccgcctcagcctcccaaagtgctgggattacaggcgtgagccactgcacccggccaataatagtaattctttttttttacaagagGGAAGGCAGGGCATTTGCTGAGTAGATAAGCGTGGCAGAGCGCTGTTACGTATTTACCATGGGAAAATGGAAGCAAGGTAATGGCTGgggataattattattttcagacagggtctccctctgttcccccagatggagtgcagtggcacagtcatgtttcactgcagccttgacctcctgggctcaagtgatcctcccttgatttttccacttcagtctcctgagtagctgggaccacaggtgcatggtaccatgcctgaccaattaaaaaaatgtttttggagacacgggatttcactatgttatccaggctggtctcaaattcctgggctcaagtgatcttcccaccttggcctcccaaagtgctaggattacaggcatgagccaccatgctcaacctAGAAGACCCCAATTATTGAATGCTTACAATATGTCCTTATTCTAAACATGGTGAGAGTTGCTGCTTCATGCATTCCTGTCTTGATTGAATCATAAATCATAAATCTCTGTCTTACTCCTCGGGCCATACTGGATTTTCCTAAGGAGTGTATCCGAGTGTGTATATAGGTATACaatcaaacaataaaaatcacaataCCCTGGTAAGTGtactataaaatatttccagaataaGGGTGCTTCTCACAGTTTACATTGTTACCACTCTTGACTAAACCACtgccatcatctcttgcctggattattgCAGAAACTGTCTATGTTTGGTCTCCTGACTTTTCAACCTTACCCCGCAGTAATCTAGCACCTACAAGAATGACTGGCATGACGTAGATGCtaagttaatatttgttgaatgatggcctggcatagtggctcatgcctgtaattccagtgctttgggaagctgaggtgggaggatcacttgaggccaggagttcgagactagcctgggcaatatagggaggccatgtctctacaaaatattaaaaaattagcctggcgttatggtgcctgcctgtagtcccagctacttggcaggctgactcagaaggatcacttgaagccaggggttcaaggctgcagtgagctatgattgcaccactgcactcctgggcaacagagcaagagcctgtctctaaaaaaattgttgaatgaacaaattctTGAGTAAACCTTCACACCTGAGGTTCTTTGAGCACACGTGTGACCTCCTGTGGTATCGATTGCTGTTAGGATAAAATTTTGTCTGACTCTGCATCTAGGCTTGGTGAGCATTCCTCCGTCGGGCATCTCCTCGTCTGCTGCTCTTGCTGTGCTCTGGTCACACTGGCATTTTTTCTGTGTCTTGAAGATAGCAAGCTCATTCCCACCTTGCAGCTTCCACATTGACTCTTTCTTCTGTATTCAGTGCTTCCCCTCGCTCCCTTCCCATGACAGGCTCCTTTCTTCATTTGGGACCCTGTTCAGATATCTCCTTAGAGAAGTTTCCTGTGACCTCCATAGCTAAAGcagcccttccctccctccttttctttagTCTTTTACACACTCTCTCTAGTCTGTTAAACAACTTTTTACCTTCTCCAAGCACTGAACTCCTGCCTCCATCCAGTCCTGTTTGTGATAACCAAAATCCAGCTCTGCCAGTTACCTTTGGATTGTGATTGTGGTTTtggcccctcccccaccccaagggGGGACCAGAAGGATTCTGAGATTTCTGGCTTGTAGAATAGAGTAGTTAGGTGGTGCTGTCATTTACTGAGATAGAAAATACCAATTGATGAAACGTTTGAAGAGTTATGCTTTTAGAGGGTGCGTATGTATTGGTACTAGCTGGTTCTTGAGTTCTGTTTGTCCCTTTAGAACACAAAAATTTCTCTATAACTTTGGTTTTGAacatgttgattttctttctttttttttttttttttttttgagacggagtctcactctgttgcccaggctggagtgcagtggccggatctcagctcactgcaagctccgcctcccgggttcacgccattctcctgcctcagcctcccgagtagctgggactacaggcgcccaccagctcgcccggctagcttttttgtattttttagtagagacggggtttcaccgtgttagccaggatggtctcgatctcctgaccttgtgatccgcccatctcggcttcccaaagtgctgggattacaggcttgagccaccgtgcccggcctattttctttttttttaattttcttttttgaatggaGTATACTGAAGGATGAACATGTTGATTTTAAGTTGCCCGTGAGTATCCAAGAGGAAGTGTCACATAGGCACTTGGTTCTGTGCATTTGGAGCTCAGAGATCAGTTGGGGGAGGGACACGGCAACCTGGAtgtgaatctcagctctgccagttATTGCTATACTGGGCAAGCCATTGGACATATTTGAGGCAGTTTGCTCATCTGTCATATGGTAATAATATCACCTACTTTATAAGGTTACCATGAAATGCGAATGCACTCATAGTGCTTAGTATGTGCCGGCtgtgtaaaataattattttaatattattaaatggaTTGGGCTGGCTAGTAATGCTACCTCGAGAGCGTATTATATGTTGGGGATTATGCAGAATGCTTTTATGtggattcatttattctttctgttcccTAGCTAAAGATTGTAGCTCCTGAACGAATGCTGCTTTCTCTTCATAAAACACACCTGAAGTGTTCCCAGTCGTCCCCTTCCCACCTGTGccctctttatattttctttctttcttttttttttgtttgagacggagtctctctctgtcgcccagggcggtggcactatctcggctcactgcaagcaccgcctcctgggttcacggcattctcctgcctcagcctcccgggcagctgggactacagatgctgccaccacgcccggctaattttttgtatttttagtggagatggggtttcaccatgttagtcaggatggtcttgatctcctgacctcgtgatccacctgcctccacctcttaaagtgctaggattacaggcgtgagccaccacgcccggtccccCCATTATATTTTCGATCCTGATTCCTTTGCCAGCTTTAGGTATTATAAATAGGCTAGTGTATAAAAACATGGATCTGTCACTATTCAGGAAgttatttgtattaaaatttctatttgatttataGGTTTTCCAGAAATAACTACAGTTTTAAATTACGTATACCAATACTCTCACAGGACGTGAGTGCTAGGTTTGCCAACAACAAAGTGAGAGATGGAAACTCAAAACttaatgtatttttcctttcttttttcaagcTTGGGtggaaaattaattaaattgCATGTGGGTGACTTAGAGTGTCTGGGACTCATTTTCATCCTGAACTAGCAGAGTGATGTCACTGTCCATAGCTGCTTCAGTCACCAGAAGCTTTTTGCCGGGAGTTATTTCTCCCTGTCTGAATACAGAGGATGACTCTCTCTAGCAAGTGGTATGGTGTTGTCCAGTGGCTGCTTGAGGAGCCTTGGAGAGTGAAGGAAATGATTTGCATCTCTTCATGGCATGTATTTCCTGGTATGTGTGGTGGGATGATCAATTCTAGTACTGTGCTTCATATACAAACTTCACGTTCTCCAtgtttctttaaatgaaaattttgttCTCACCATGATTTAAGCAATGATATTTTCTTAAAACTCATGTTTGCTGCTTACTATATTCACTGCACAATAAGTAGTTGTGTACTTTTCGGGGCATTTATCTCTCCCACATATAGTTTCCACTCTAGGAAATCTTACAGTGACTAAAGAAGCCAAAGGTAGTATGTAGGAAAACTGAAAATTTCAGAGCAGGAATGAGAGGtgtctttattttaaatctacttgggactgtgtttctgtttatgtTGTCTTGTTAAACTCTAATCAGGTGGGTTGCATTACATGGTTGGGATTTAAGACCAAATTGAGGTCAGTTGAAAATGGTACATAAGTTGGCTAAGAATGCAGGGAGAATAAAGttagaagatatatatatatatttttagtagtgtaTATTTAGTTCTagtctttttgaaaaaaagttttttttttttttgttttttttgttttgtttttttgagacaaggtatttctctgttgcccaggttggggtgcagtggtgtgatcatagctcactgcagccttgaattcctgggctccggTGAGcttcctgtctcaacctcctgagtagccatgCTACAGGTGTGTGACCACACCCAACTTGTTCCAATTTTGatacatactttttttatttttagatgaaagAAAACTGGTAAATCTTCGAATATAAAGTTATAATTAGGTTCCTTGGACTTACCTTTAAGAATGAATTCTAGCACTttataaaaaaaatctgactAATATATAGTTTCCTACTTTTAATAAAGTTTTGAAAAGCcagattttatatattaaatattttgctatttcACCTGAGGATAAGTTTAAATTATTCACCAACAGtgaatgtttttctttgagaGTAGCAGCTACTCATGTTGCTAAATCAGCCTATTTATCTTTACTGATATAATATAGAGCTGAGTTTTATTACATGTTCCCTTAATGTTGAGCTTAAAAGTACTGTGATTAAAACCAAAGCTGAGTGTTGGGTTAAAGCCCTGCTTCATTTTTAAACTACATGTTATTTTTTCCCTCACCGCCCTTCTCCCCATCCCCTGCTGAGAATGATCACATAATGGGATGTTGACTTCTCATTTCTGTTATATTGTAAAGATAGGATTCACattaatcttttatttaattctatATATAGCTTTATTGTAGAATAAAAGTCTTAATATCTAAGTTTTGTACAGAATTTGTCAAACTTCATACTAAAGTTGATTTAGTTCCTGTGAGGTGGGTTTGAGGTATAAGAAAATActtcaaacattttttcaaaatactTAGGAAACATTTTAGTTAAAAGCATACTATTCAATGAAAACATAGCATGTTTAGAGTagttaaaaaaaagatactatttaAAACATAGGATACATCCACAGGATACTGACCTTGTAACAAAGAAAAACTGTAAGTCACGtcactttttcttattcttaatattAAGAGTTCTAAGGTGGTCATAAAAACTCCTCTAGTTATAAGTAACTTAACTAGATGGGTGATAATATGGTAGGTTCCATATTCTGTGTGAGAACCCTGGAAACCTGtcctttgtgtttttatctacGTAACTGGAAATGGTGGGTATTTCATCTTTGCCTGCCCTCTTGGAGCTGTCACCTGGGATCACAGAAGGAGCAGGGCAGTCCATGCTCCCTGAGTCCTCCAGGTCCTCTTGCTCACTCCCTCTGTCAGAGCTGCTTAGGAAGTCTTTCAGAACTTGCTTGAAGATGTAGACTATTTCCCATGGCAGTACATCATTTTCTGCCAAAACTTCTCGAAATCTGGAGGGAATGTGGTAATGAATATTCTGTTTAGAACATTTTTTGTTATATCTCCTTATCTCCAAAATACAGCTAGAATAATGTGCTTGTATACAAGTTACCCACCTTTTGAGTATTAATgcatgttgttttaaaattatgcttcTAGTAAAGAAATTTTAGATGTAATTTAAAACCATTTCTCACCAGATATCTACACAGTTAAAGAATTTACATGATAGAATACAATTTCTAGTCAAAATGTATGAGGAACTTAGACTTAGCAGTAGCGAGTATCATAAGAGAACATAGTGTTTTTACCTGCTGAGAATAGTTCCAGTTTGGCAGGGTTGAACTTGTGAGCAAAGAACTTCAAGTTGTCTTTGTTCAGTCACTGGGATAGTTGTGTGGGGATTCTGGTAGTTTCTGAGCCAGTTGTAATCCACAcctgtttttttcactttttgttcatTTTCGATTTCTTGTATTAATCTCTCTCGCTCCTTTAGGTGCCATTTTAATTCCTGAAGCAGAGTCTTTGTCACTACATCTGAGCCAGGATAGTGTCTGGATTTGTAGGAATCGTTTCTGGGCCATTTCATCCAGCCAAAAAGTGGCATTTTTAGCCTATGGAAATATTTTCCCGTGTTTATTTGCTCAAAACGTTATGGTTCTTCTGagcaaatatttgtttctttacaaTAAATTTGCCCGAAAagtgcatgatttttttttcacaggtTAGCTGTGCAGGTCAAAATAAGATTAGAACATGGATTAACGTCTTAATTTTTAACTAGGTCAGTGGCAGAAACCCAGCTTTGAAAATGCTTTTATGTAGCTTAGCAGAAATTAGATATACAAAGTCAGAGGTAATACATAGGCTGAATGATACCTGAAAATAACACTAACACTTGCTGTGAAAAGTTTTTAGGAGACTTAAAATGTTAATGTCGAGGCAAGTGCTGCCTGTAAATACTTTTGATTTATGTTTTGTACAGAAAAGGTTTAAAGCTTACCTGTTAGGTTGATGGGCTGATGTGATGTTGCCAAAGAGTTGCCTGAAATTGGTGACGGAGCTGTGTTTCACTCGGACATATCTTGCTCTCCTGAAAGTGTCCTCTGTTGAAGGAATGCACTGCCTTATTTACCCACCAAAATCgtatttgaaataaataacttTCTACGTTAGGAATGAGGCCGTGATGTCTTCATTTGGAGAGAATGCTTATTAATTCACCTTGTAAGTAAGCtagaagaaatgacaaaaataacttactatttaatcttcacaagttATATAATGGTCTGCCTTTTGAATGTAGCTCATTCTACTTGAAAAAAATGCCAGCAGCTATGGATGCTGGTCCTAAATGCATTCCGACATATCTTTGGTAATGAAATGAAGAATGGTCGTCTAAAGCACCACAGATGCGCTCCGAGCTACAGTGAAGACTGTCGCATGATGTGATGCTTTGCTGTGCACAGCTGTAGGTCACAGTTTAGTGCTATATTTTTATGCCTGTAGAGCTCTAAAAATAACCATGTTGCTTTTATTCTTCAGCTTAACTTTCAGGCCATTTGGAAGCCGGGTCATTGTCCCCTCTagtgaaaacaggaaaaatagatCAGACTTGACTGTTTGCAAAACATGCATTCTGAGAAAGCTCATTGTAATTGAGCGAAATAGGTAAAGAATGTTGATGTGAATCataattgtgaaatatttagCAAAGGTTACATTctgtattcattttgttttttctcgCAAAATAgttaaatttgtatatttaagCAAGTTGAAATGCTAGGGAACATAATAAACGCTTAGCtagataactttaaaatatactttataatcTCTGAAAACATGGTAATAAGGCAGTAATTGGTTGTCAGGGAAAAATAGAGGCATAAGAACATACAAAGTTCAAAACAAAATCTTGTAATTCATcatagaaaaatcattttagtgtttttttttggagCTGAGGATGAAAAACTTATATTTACTGTTTAGGTGCATATTGGTTTGTAACAGTCGTTATtgtgccatttcttttttcttttcttttctttttttttttttttgagacagagtctcactctgtcgcccaggctggagtacagtggccggatctcagctcactgcaagctccgcctcctgggtttacgccattctcctgcctcagcctcccgagtagctgggactataggcgcccaccaccacgcccggctagtgtttttggtatttttttagtagagacggagtttcaccatattagccgggatggtctcgatctcctgacctcgtgatccacccgtctcggcctcccaaagtgctgggattgcaggcttgagccaccgcgcccggccattctttttttttttttgagacacagtcacGTTGTGTCACcagggctgtagtgcagtggcatgatcacggctcactgtagcctcaacctgcggggctcaagtgatccttccacctcagccccctgagtagccaggaccacaggtgcatgccacagcatgcctggctagttaaaaaaaaaatacacatgcacatatatgttttatatatgtgcacatatgtacacacatgttttatatatttacatacatgtatgcattttatatatgtacatatatgtatgcattttatatgtgtacatatatgtatatatgcatgtaatatatgtatatatgcacataggtatatatacatacatgtatgtattatatatgtatatataactatacacacacatacacatacacacacacatacttttttttttttgtagaaataaggtctccttgtgttgcctaggctggtctctaaactgggctcaagtaatcctcctgcctcagcctcccagggtgctgggattacaggcgtgagccactgcaccggcctgTGCTAATTTTCTATGCAAGTGTTTGTCTTTTGCTAAAGGGTAGATAGAGTATAAAAGGTCTTTTACTCTCCAGTTCTCTGTTAAACGACTGCATAGTGGTTTTCCCTTTTATaatatttgtttcttctgttgCTTTTCCTTTCAAATGAGCCATGAAGAATAGATATTGTTTACATCAGACTTGCATGTCATGCATGATCAAGAGCGATGTGTGTAGTCATCCTACAGCTCCTATTGCTTGTATGTTAGAAAAAGCCAGATGTCAAGATTCATTATTGTCAACTAGAAGGTTTTCACATTACATTGCATATACTGTTAGGAGAAGGAAAGGAGTAAAGTTTATCATGATAGAAGTGTCCTACCAAATTTTATACTAAAATTACAGCGAATCTTGCCTCATACTCCTTTGAATAACCTCCTTGTTActgcatacatttttttcctctgaaatggTAGCAAAAATATCAGAACATATTGGATATGGAACTTAAGCCAAATTTTTGTTCAAGGCCCTCTGCAGTCTTACATTATCCCTCCTTCAAGGCCCTCTGCAGTCTTATATTATCCCTCCTTACCTGGCTTGCTTTCTTTCTGGACCCTAGAGCACACCTTTTGTTTCAGCCAGGCCACATTGCCCCCAGACACTTGCCATGCTTACTTCTGATCCTTCGGCTTTAGTTCaactgttttttctcttctgaaaagcttcttctttgtctttttcatgtATCCACATAGTAATTCTCTTTTTCATGGACCAGCTCAAATACCaactcattttttccttcaacctGAGGGTCAACGTGAACATCTTCCTTGGCCCTACTTTTCCTTTGAACTCTGGTTTTATTTATCTTCACTGTTAAACTTATAGAAAGACTGGTTTGGTCTGtgttcctcttttctcttcccccGACCCTTTTTTTTtcggatggagtcttgctctttcgcccagactggagtgcagtggcgtgacttcagctcactgcaacctctgcctcctgggttcaagtgattcttgtgactcagcctccctcgtagctgggattacaggtgtgcgccgccacacccagctaatttttgtatttttagtagagatggggtttcaccatgttggccaggctggtcttgaactcctgacctcaagtgatctgcccgccttggcctcctaaagtgctacgattacaggcatgagccacagcacctggctgcttttccctttttcctaaTCCTTTCCAATTAGATCCTGCTCTGTTCTCTACTGTAATTGCTGGCTTTCAGTTACTTAACAGATATCTATTGACTATCTGCCAGGGCCTGGATAGTTAGGGGCTGAGGtgtagcagtgaacaaaacagacctaGTTCCTACTCCCAAGGAGCCAGCTTCCAAATGTGAAGACAAATATAAGTAAACAAATCATCCAGTAAGGTAATTATAGATGGTCATAATCTATTAATATACTTGAAGCACTTCTCCCACTTAGAACTGGAGGTCAGAGAAGGCCTTTTTGGGTAGTGGGTGTCCTTTTAACAGAGATTTAAAGATCAATGAGCTAGCCACTGGAAGAGCTTCTTGAAGGCAGTCTTCCTTCTCCACTTACTTGTTTGACACCTGTCTTGCCACTGAAACCATTACCAAAGACCTTTTCAGAACTTTTCTTACCACCTTAACTCACATTGAGTATACCTTCCTTTGAACTTAATTGTGTGAACCAATTTTTCTAGTACT
Proteins encoded in this region:
- the RD3L gene encoding protein RD3-like, with product MPLFGWMKWPRNDSYKSRHYPGSDVVTKTLLQELKWHLKERERLIQEIENEQKVKKTGVDYNWLRNYQNPHTTIPVTEQRQLEVLCSQVQPCQTGTILSRFREVLAENDVLPWEIVYIFKQVLKDFLSSSDRGSEQEDLEDSGSMDCPAPSVIPGDSSKRAGKDEIPTISSYVDKNTKDRFPGFSHRIWNLPYYHPSS